One window from the genome of Eucalyptus grandis isolate ANBG69807.140 chromosome 7, ASM1654582v1, whole genome shotgun sequence encodes:
- the LOC104454361 gene encoding probable sugar phosphate/phosphate translocator At3g11320: MKPTSRFFTIGLVTSWYSSNIGVLLLNKYLLSNYGFKYPIFLTMCHMTACSLLSYIAIAWMKMVPMQTIRSRVQLLKITALSLVFCVSVVFGNVSLRFLPVSFNQAIGATTPFFTAVFAYLITLKREAWLTYLALVPVVAGVIIASGGEPSFHLFGFIMCVAATAARALKSVLQGILLSSEGEKLNSMNLLLYMAPIAVVFLLPATLLMEENVVGITLALAREDFRIIWYLLFNSSLAYFVNLTNFLVTKHTSALTLQVLGNAKGAVAVVVSILIFRNPVSVTGMLGYSLTVLGVILYSEAKKRSKS; this comes from the exons ATGAAACCCACGAGCAGATTCTTCACGATCGGGCTGGTCACCTCGTGGTACTCCTCCAACATCGGGGTCCTCCTGCTCAACAAGTACCTGCTGAGCAACTATGGGTTCAAGTACCCGATCTTCCTCACCATGTGCCACATGACCGCCTGCTCCCTCCTCAGCTACATCGCCATCGCCTGGATGAAGATGGTCCCGATGCAGACCATCCGATCCCGCGTCCAGCTCCTCAAGATCACCGCCCTCAGCCTCGTCTTCTGCGTCTCCGTCGTCTTCGGCAACGTCTCCCTCCGCTTCCTCCCCGTCTCCTTCAACCAGGCCATCGGCGCCACCACCCCCTTCTTCACCGCCGTCTTCGCCTACCTCATCACGCTCAAGCGCGAGGCTTGGCTTACCTACCTCGCTCTCGTCCCCGTCGTCGCCGGGGTCATCATCGCCAGCGGG GGTGAACCGAGTTTCCATCTATTTGGCTTTATCATGTGTGTGGCAGCTACTGCAGCACGGGCATTGAAATCTGTTCTGCAAGGAATCCTCCTTTCTTCTGAAGG GGAAAAGCTGAATTCTATGAATCTGTTATTGTACATGGCTCCCATAGCTGTGGTGTTTCTGCTCCCTGCAACACTTTTAATGGAAGAAAATGTGGTTGGCATTACCCTAGCTTTGGCAAGAGAGGATTTTAGGATCATTTGGTATCTGCTTTTCAATTCATCACTCGCATATTTTGTCAACTTGACCAACTTTTTGGTTACAAAACATACCAGCGCTCTGACTCTCCAG GTGCTGGGAAATGCAAAAGGTGCTGTAGCAGTGGTGGTGTCAATCTTGATTTTCAGGAATCCTGTGTCCGTCACAGGAATGCTAGGCTACTCCTTAACCGTCTTAGGAGTTATACTCTACAGTGAAGCCAAAAAGAGGAGCAAATCATAA
- the LOC104454362 gene encoding LIM domain-containing protein WLIM2b yields MSFTGTQVKCKACEKTVYPVEQLSADGVAYHKSCFKCSHCKGTLKLSSYSSMEGVLYCKPHFEQLFKETGNFNKNFQSPAKSADKLTPELARSPSKAAGMFSGTQDKCATCGKTAYPLEKVTVESQSYHKSCFKCSHGGCPITPSNYAALEGILYCKHHFSQLFKEKGSYNHLIKSASMKRAAASIPEA; encoded by the exons ATGTCATTTACCGGCACCCAAGTTAAATGCAAGGCTTGCGAAAAGACAGTTTATCCTGTTGAACAGTTATCTGCGGATGGGGTTGCATACCACAAGTCTTGCTTCAAGTGCAGCCACTGCAAAGGCACATTAAAG CTGAGCAGCTACTCCTCAATGGAAGGAGTTCTATACTGCAAGCCTCACTTTGAGCAGCTTTTCAAGGAGACTGGTAATTTCAACAAGAACTTTCAGTCAC CTGCAAAGTCAGCTGACAAGTTAACTCCAGAGCTG GCAAGATCACCTAGCAAGGCTGCTGGCATGTTTTCTGGTACACAAGATAAATGTGCAACTTGTGGCAAAACTGCCTATCCGCTGGAGAAG GTAACAGTGGAGAGCCAGAGCTATCACAAATCATGTTTCAAGTGCTCTCACGGAGGTTGCCCCATAACCCCATCAAACTACGCAGCTCTGGAGGGCATCTTGTACTGCAAACACCACTTCTCCCAGCTTTTTAAGGAGAAAGGAAGCTATAACCATCTCATCAAGTCTGCATCTATGAAACGGGCTGCAGCATCAATTCCAGAAGCTTAA
- the LOC104454364 gene encoding L10-interacting MYB domain-containing protein → MWLSSSHPVPKSKAYWTPDLHKIFVDLCLEQVNGGNRPGTYFTREGWMNIVKLFHERTGISYDRKQMKSHWDVMREQWKVWCKLTGTGYMKWDRSSNKFGATEKEWALYVKANPAAAQFQFKELQFVDKLEIIFDGAISKKDAGLLTQCMHKGGSVTSPLQTEGQAITMKAPKIEAVHELDISSGSDGDLDTYSETSPGRQNSCLPALKPKAKWTPDCHKIFVDLCTEQTLKGNKCITKEGWRHVIRSFNRKTGLSLDKKQLEDHWDLTKQQWRIWCELVGDSRMKWDPNTKRFGATEDDWNNYIQENPESAQFRYKELYLTDQLEVLFGGRKDSGEPEPPRKHRRLNDSSTTSTVHTAEPEIAKSEPRKEHLPDAVESRSTATMQRNAASLATPKNKLNYSIGECIECLDEMEDVEQGSDLYLFALEVFLKREYREIFLQLKKPSVRIAWLRRLQSVDPSID, encoded by the exons ATGTGGTTAAGCTCATCACATCCGGTGCCAAAGTCAAAGGCATACTGGACACCAGACCTCCACAAAATATTTGTCGATCTTTGTCTGGAGCAGGTTAACGGAGGGAACAGGCCAGGGACATATTTTACAAGGGAGGGATGGATGAATATTGTTAAACTATTTCATGAAAGAACAGGAATAAGTTATGATAGGAAGCAGATGAAGAGCCATTGGGATGTGATGAGGGAACAGTGGAAAGTATGGTGCAAGCTAACTGGTACTGGTTATATGAAATGGGACCGGAGTTCCAACAAGTTTGGAGCTACTGAAAAAGAGTGGGCTTTGTATGTTAAG GCAAACCCAGCAGCTGCGCAATTTCAGTTTAAGGAACTCCAGTTTGTAGACAAATTGGAAATCATATTTGATGGAGCAATAAGTAAGAAAGATGCAGGACTTCTCACTCAATGTATGCACAAAGGTGGTTCAGTGACCTCCCCCTTGCAAACAGAAGGTCAAGCCATAACAATGAAGGCGCCCAAAATTGAGGCTGTACATGAACTTGATATAAGCAGTGGGTCAGATGGCGACCTGGATACATACAGCGAAACAAGTCCTGGTCGACAAAACTCGTGCTTACCAGCTCTTAAACCAAAAGCTAAGTGGACACCTGATTGTCACAAGATATTTGTTGATCTCTGCACAGAACAGACGTTGAAGGGTAATAAATGTATTACCAAGGAAGGCTGGAGACATGTTATCAGATCATTTAACCGCAAGACTGGTCTTTCACTTGACAAGAAGCAATTGGAGGATCATTGGGACCTAACCAAGCAGCAATGGAGAATCTGGTGTGAGCTGGTTGGTGATAGTAGGATGAAATGGGATCCAAATACCAAGAGATTTGGTGCGACTGAAGATGATTGGAACAACTATATACAG GAAAACCCAGAATCTGCACAATTTCGGTATAAAGAACTTTATCTGACTGACCAGCTGGAAGTCCTTTTTGGTGGAAGAAAAGACTCTGGAGAGCCAGAACCGCCAAGGAAACATAGGAGGCTAAATGATAGTTCAACCACCTCGACTGTGCATACCGCAGAGCCAGAAATTGCCAAATCGGAACCGAGAAAGGAGCACTTGCCCGATGCAGTTGAATCGAGGAGCACTGCAACCATGCAGAGGAATGCTGCGAGTCTTGCAACACccaaaaacaaactaaattatAGTATTGGTGAATGCATCGAGTGTCTTGATGAGATGGAGGACGTGGAGCAGGGAAGTGACCTATATTTGTTCGCATTGGAGGTCTTCCTGAAGAGGGAATATAGGGAAATCTTCCTGCAGCTGAAGAAGCCTAGCGTGCGGATTGCATGGTTGCGGCGCCTACAGTCAGTTGATCCATCTATTGACTAA
- the LOC104454365 gene encoding uncharacterized protein At2g39920 isoform X1 — protein MSDNAHQMERSYSIRSLSNRGGSEMTSSYMVESGFFVSSFAATMFIGALATVGILLISLLVVLAVMLQSCESKNSGVVQSQKLIYYHRICNIYAQHAELSGLKEHDCPPFCGVLAKQYIKGGLYARELNVTNAVIQNYLGAVTAVDGGLDVVLMDADDILSLHPLNVDLVTNRFENFDSESFEEANHLKQSYLLQLYTELQARGWTLVFFSRKSQREQNVAREIIYSAGFRSWYSLIMRSDDELQIDSRTYFSRRREALEKDGFRIAGVISSHMDALTGPFSGKLILKIPNPICYKYSSAH, from the exons ATGTCTGATAACGCCCATCAAATGGAAAGAAGCTATTCAATCCGGAGCCTTTCAAACAGAGGTGGTTCTG AGATGACTAGCAGTTATATGGTGGAATCAGGATTCTTTGTGTCATCCTTCGCTGCTACTATGTTCATAGGTGCATTGGCAACGGTTGGGATCTTGTTAATCAGCTTGCTGGTGGTGTTAGCAGTGATGTTGCAATCTTGTGAAAGTAAAAATTCAGGGGTTGTTCAAAGTCAGAAGTTAATTTATTATCACAGAATTTGCAACATATATGCTCAGCATGCGGAGCTCAGTGGCTTGAAAGAACATGACTGTCCTCCCTTCTGCGGGGTTCTTGCTAAGCAATACATCAAAGGAGGTCTCTATGCTAGAGAATTAAATGTCACAAATGCAGTGATTCAGAATTACCTCGGTGCTGTCACAGCAGTAGATGGTGGTCTAGATGTTGTTTTGATGGATGCAGATGACATTTTATCTCTACATCCTCTTAACGTTGATCTGGTCACAAACAG atttgaaaattttgacagTGAGAGTTTTGAAGAGGCAAATCATTTAAAGCAAAGTTATCTCCTTCAACTGTACACGGAGTTGCAAGCACGTGGGTGgactttggttttcttttctagaaaatcCCAAAGAGAACAGAATGTCGCCAGGGAGATCATATATTCTGCAGGATTCAGAAGTTGGTATTCTTTGATTATGAG ATCCGACGATGAACTGCAAATTGATAGCAGAACGTACTTTTCCAGGCGAAGGGAAGCATTGGAAAAGGATGGTTTCCGGATTGCAGGCGTAATTAGTAGCCACATGGATGCTTTAACAGGTCCATTCTCAGGGAAGTTGATATTAAAGATTCCAAACccaatttgttacaaatattcGTCGGCACATTGA
- the LOC104454365 gene encoding uncharacterized protein At2g39920 isoform X2, whose protein sequence is MTSSYMVESGFFVSSFAATMFIGALATVGILLISLLVVLAVMLQSCESKNSGVVQSQKLIYYHRICNIYAQHAELSGLKEHDCPPFCGVLAKQYIKGGLYARELNVTNAVIQNYLGAVTAVDGGLDVVLMDADDILSLHPLNVDLVTNRFENFDSESFEEANHLKQSYLLQLYTELQARGWTLVFFSRKSQREQNVAREIIYSAGFRSWYSLIMRSDDELQIDSRTYFSRRREALEKDGFRIAGVISSHMDALTGPFSGKLILKIPNPICYKYSSAH, encoded by the exons ATGACTAGCAGTTATATGGTGGAATCAGGATTCTTTGTGTCATCCTTCGCTGCTACTATGTTCATAGGTGCATTGGCAACGGTTGGGATCTTGTTAATCAGCTTGCTGGTGGTGTTAGCAGTGATGTTGCAATCTTGTGAAAGTAAAAATTCAGGGGTTGTTCAAAGTCAGAAGTTAATTTATTATCACAGAATTTGCAACATATATGCTCAGCATGCGGAGCTCAGTGGCTTGAAAGAACATGACTGTCCTCCCTTCTGCGGGGTTCTTGCTAAGCAATACATCAAAGGAGGTCTCTATGCTAGAGAATTAAATGTCACAAATGCAGTGATTCAGAATTACCTCGGTGCTGTCACAGCAGTAGATGGTGGTCTAGATGTTGTTTTGATGGATGCAGATGACATTTTATCTCTACATCCTCTTAACGTTGATCTGGTCACAAACAG atttgaaaattttgacagTGAGAGTTTTGAAGAGGCAAATCATTTAAAGCAAAGTTATCTCCTTCAACTGTACACGGAGTTGCAAGCACGTGGGTGgactttggttttcttttctagaaaatcCCAAAGAGAACAGAATGTCGCCAGGGAGATCATATATTCTGCAGGATTCAGAAGTTGGTATTCTTTGATTATGAG ATCCGACGATGAACTGCAAATTGATAGCAGAACGTACTTTTCCAGGCGAAGGGAAGCATTGGAAAAGGATGGTTTCCGGATTGCAGGCGTAATTAGTAGCCACATGGATGCTTTAACAGGTCCATTCTCAGGGAAGTTGATATTAAAGATTCCAAACccaatttgttacaaatattcGTCGGCACATTGA